Proteins found in one Syngnathus acus chromosome 9, fSynAcu1.2, whole genome shotgun sequence genomic segment:
- the igsf9b gene encoding protein turtle homolog A isoform X3 — protein sequence MGLERRWLQAITTTLAIFLLSVSQGLSSVVRGREGGSAELGCSLASKSDDATSPNIFPLHVVEWVRLGYSVPILIKFGVYAPRVHPNYKGRVSLTRGASLLVERLTLEDEGWFECRILLLDSKTDDFQNGTWTFLSITAPPVFIKTPPTFVEVLLGDSLTLSCGAHGNPRPSVVWHKDESPIEKHEKIKVLNGTLSLTSATRNTSGVYKCHVSNSEGNLTHAMQLQVKGPPIIIISPEDTTLNMSQDAVLQCQADAYPSNLTYEWMKQGQNVYHIESLKSRVKILVDGTLLIPNLIPEDAGNYTCVPTNGILTPPSASAHLKVKHPARVVRMPRETYLPSGMEGVIVCPVQADPPVLYVNWTKDGNHLNLDNFPGWMVNSEGSVFIATANDNAVGMYSCTAYNSYGTMGQSEPTKVIVQDPPVFQVPPRPEYLQEVGRELLIPCEADGDPAPNITWSKIGPIPRSQYFVLANGSLLLQPLSKDHHGGWECLASNRVATVSAGTVVMVLGTSPHGASSVSVSTEINQANVSWVPGFDGGYTQKFTVWVKQASRGKHEWASLPVPTSKNYLLVTNLLAATTYQFSVLPQNKLGSGPFSEIVTVRTQVVPTEAPTIITTLLTLEPPIILSANRTRQGVLLQWSPPEIPSSPLTSYVLQARRNQGQWVILSSNISANESEVLVQGLLRDSSYDLRLMSRSNQVRSEPSDFVSISTAGMEMYPLNPSFLELVPAPLLAGVVAGVCFLFIAIVLSLVTACYMRNWREQRRRKRQQDVPSAFQKSPSSETRSPPRSPDSVLKLKLCPPIPFFPTSSSHYDRSSFDKGSRGEYQDQRKQLLANSSPPPHYTLFESHLGSQAPSPTSLESIHRGPDGRFIIQPLIESSSPTKKKNLKDILQSNGGASGSGSNRTSFRDSPKSSILSSDKGSPPTVDVLEISRSPSSPGRVRAIARNFSRHGCFYSDDEHGSENLLERASFYSDNSEKKTSDSMKRHRKPARTEDLFPILSRRTYILDSEADGPLTSGYRQMASHLTDDSTLITQLDSELESDNIQKCIQLAKEREEMERELQRYTSNHRNQDDGKESPKCSVSQSDEEPVWKLQDVTLRQKHKPSGHTSRVADYRRACYFGSTSSPTDRVPTSHIEWDISPVTAVTNLVPAKSHWETPSAVLQQLQHAHLCAEPTESLHSPVTQNTSLPVPSTEVTFENATVRCLATSPRAKSLSPHRDLALSSKSMTEGLQETSVSGATSRSRNSYAYGTRNWNPASVSPLVYSKRSASPAFTVSSSYGAAKDPGPSSSPTSPYEHQVKANGKGDKHKGCNVRHSLGSEPEGVRARSRRSEKCLFSDSPSPMSTLTLVEEAESDRSQFSVPGMSGSFKTKPAASPPKMSSLQTSAILEYLSLPGFIEMSVDEPVEQAEVTNTAVQCLDQKSLQPTVAKPDVVPKNWEVHVQEMDSNKMKGCFEQSLLPEKRSSRAQVEAREHLHRVRFPDDLIPRSPAPEKTSKQLYNEKTQIRAETKPSESRLGSRPAHTLLSAAKGMVDIVSKHSPNFVDSTESLSEQPQRQGSPGNRTNNIALRINQAPVPFLKKSLSVGPCRTLSGMGPPRPFLKKSISFGSPRWEHFETPRPYISEKCYWDEFPNPDVRVKSYSLGRTPSSFLRPGPSWREYVPLRRPTMGSLERPRCAPRSSPSYFTPNMYPPRESPVPPMSEHCDPRRQATVFPDSSRWSPSYPDRLRTAQYKYFPMPASVPVPTHHPWPVPRPESMSQMDSRMGSPRSYLPRGISWPSPYSMPFPQREADSYRLVDRTMRRAGETEPREVREGGRASYASQSSGRGSAGLFRQSMSITPTLLSSPETTEESERHRAELDPPERRSKSRRNTSVDESYEWDSADACVDSEVLEALRFDQSQANFQTSRGRLVCDQPAGLQDQRHKGAGEKESK from the exons CTCCGCCAGTGTTTATCAAGACACCACCAACTTTTGTGGAGGTTTTGCTCGGAGACTCTCTGACGCTCAGCTGTGGAGCTCATGGCAACCCTCGCCCAAGTGTTGTGTGGCACAAAGATGAGAGCCCAATCGAGAAACATGAAAAGATCAAG GTGCTCAACGGTACCTTGTCTTTGACCTCAGCCACAAGAAACACTTCAGGAGTCTACAAATGTCATGTTTCTAATTCAGAAGGCAACCTGACGCATGCGATGCAGTTGCAGGTCAAAG GTCCTCCAATTATCATCATTTCGCCAGAGGACACCACTCTTAATATGTCCCAGGATGCAGTTCTGCAGTGCCAGGCTGACGCTTACCCTTCCAACCTCACATATGAGTGGATGAAACAAGGACAGAATGTTTACCATATTGA atcTTTAAAATCCAGAGTGAAGATTTTGGTGGACGGAACCCTTTTAATCCCGAATCTAATTCCAGAAGATGCTGGAAACTACACTTGTGTCCCAACAAATGGGATACTAACTCCACCATCAGCCTCAGCACATCTTAAAGTGAAAC ATCCAGCTCGAGTTGTACGAATGCCTCGGGAAACCTACTTGCCATCTGGCATGGAGGGGGTCATTGTGTGTCCTGTCCAGGCGGACCCCCCGGTGCTGTATGTGAACTGGACCAAAGATGGGAACCATTTAAATCTTGACAAT TTCCCAGGCTGGATGGTGAACTCTGAGGGCTCGGTTTTCATAGCAACGGCAAACGACAATGCTGTGGGCATGTACAGCTGCACTGCGTATAACAGCTACGGCACCATGGGTCAGTCTGAGCCCACCAAGGTCATTGTGCAG GATCCACCCGTATTCCAAGTGCCTCCTCGGCCTGAGTATCTTCAGGAGGTGGGCAGAGAGTTGCTCATCCCTTGTGAAGCCGATGGAGATCCTGCGCCAAACATAACATGGAGCAAG ATTGGCCCTATTCCTCGTTCTCAGTACTTTGTGTTGGCTAACGGTTCCCTCCTGCTGCAGCCTCTCAGTAAAGACCACCACGGGGGCTGGGAATGCTTGGCCTCGAATCGTGTAGCAACTGTCAGTGCAGGCACTGTGGTGATGGTGCTTG GTACCAGTCCTCATGGTGCGTCTTCAGTATCTGTGAGCACAGAGATAAACCAAGCTAATGTATCTTGGGTGCCTGGGTTTGATGGTGGATACACCCAGAAGTTCACTGTTTG gGTGAAGCAAGCATCCAGAGGTAAACATGAATGGGCATCTTTACCGGTGCCCACATCCAAAAACTACTTGTTGGTCACCAATCTTCTGGCTGCAACAACTTATCAGTTCAGTGTCCTACCTCAGAATAAACTCGGCTCTGGACCTTTCAGTGAAATTGTTACTGTAAGAACTCAAG TTGTGCCAACAGAAGCCCCAACTATCATCACCACTCTACTAACACTCGAACCGCCCATCATCTTGTCTGCTAACCGGACACGACAAGGCGTTCTCCTCCAGTGGTCACCTCCTGAGATTCCATCCTCTCCCCTGACAAGTTATGTGCTGCAGGCTCGTCGGAATCAGGGCCAGTGGGTCATCCTCAGCAGCAACATCAGCGCCAATGAGAGTGAAGTCCTTGTACAAGGACTTCTTCGC GACTCCAGTTATGATCTGAGGCTGATGTCCCGCAGTAATCAAGTGCGCAGTGAACCAAGTGATTTTGTCAGTATATCTACTGCAG GGATGGAGATGTACCCCCTAAACCCTAGTTTCTTGGAGCTTGTCCCTGCACCCCTCCTTGCAGGCGTGGTCGCAGGGGTGTGCTTCCTTTTCATTGCCATCGTGCTCTCATTAGTCACAGCTTGCTATATGAGAAACTGGAGAGAGCAGCGGCGCCGGAAGAGACAACAAG ATGTCCCATCGGCTTTCCAGAAGAGTCCATCTTCTGA AACTCGCTCTCCACCCCGCAGCCCAGACAGTGTCTTGAAGCTGAAACTGTGTCCACCCATTCCCTTCTTCCCCACTTCCTCCTCACATTATGATCGCTCCTCGTTCGATAAAGGCAGTCGAGGAGAATACCAAGACCAGCGCAAGCAACTTCTGGCCAACTCATCTCCACCACCGCATTACACACTCTTTGAGAGCCACCTGGGGTCCCAGGCTCCTTCCCCAACATCTTTGGAGTCAATTCACAGAGGCCCAGATGGACGTTTCATAATCCAGCCTCTGATAGAGAGTTCCAGTcccaccaaaaagaaaaatctcaaGGATATCTTGCAAAGCAATGGCGGCGCAAGTGGCTCAGGAAGCAACCGGACATCGTTTCGAGACTCCCCCAAATCAAGTATCCTGAGTTCCGACAAGGGTTCGCCACCTACTGTGGATGTCCTGGAGATCAGTAGgtctccctcctcccctgGAAGAGTACGGGCCATTGCTCGGAACTTCTCCCGTCATGGCTGTTTTTACTCTGATGATGAACATGGTTCCGAGAACCTCCTGGAAAGAGCAAGTTTCTATTCAGACAacagtgagaaaaaaacaagtgactCAATGAAAAGGCATCGCAAGCCAGCCCGTACTGAAGACCTTTTCCCCATTTTGTCAAGAAGAACCTATATTTTGGATAGCGAAGCAGACGGTCCACTGACCTCAGGCTATCGACAAATGGCCAGTCACCTTACCGATGACAGCACACTTATCACACAACTTGACAGTGAACTGGAGAGCGATAACATCCAAAAGTGCATCCAACTGGCCAAGGAGAGGGAGGAAATGGAGCGTGAGCTCCAACGCTACACCAGCAATCACAGAAACCAAGATGATGGGAAAGAGAGCCCAAAATGTAGCGTATCCCAGTCAGATGAAGAACCTGTCTGGAAACTACAAGATGTTACGCTTCGTCAAAAACACAAGCCCTCAGGACACACGAGTCGGGTCGCAGACTATCGAAGGGCGTGTTACTTTGGGAGCACGAGTAGTCCTACGGACCGAGTTCCTACATCTCACATTGAGTGGGACATTAGCCCTGTTACCGCCGTAACGAACCTTGTTCCGGCAAAGAGCCACTGGGAGACCCCATCGGCAGTATTACAGCAGCTACAGCATGCTCATTTGTGTGCAGAACCTACAGAGTCCCTTCATTCTCCGGTGACTCAGAACACTTCCCTTCCCGTGCCTTCCACAGAGGTGACCTTTGAAAACGCCACAGTTCGATGCTTAGCCACGTCGCCCAGAGCCAAGTCGCTGAGCCCTCACAGAGATTTAGCTCTGAGTAGTAAGTCCATGACAGAAGGCCTCCAGGAAACTAGTGTCAGCGGTGCCACTTCCCGCTCCAGGAATTCATATGCTTATGGCACTCGGAATTGGAATCCAGCTTCTGTGAGTCCTTTAGTCTACAGTAAGCGGTCTGCGAGTCCAGCTTTTACTGTTTCATCATCATATGGAGCCGCAAAAGATCCCGGTCCCTCAAGTAGCCCTACCTCACCCTATGAGCATCAGGTTAAAGCAAATGGCAAAGGCGATAAACACAAAGGCTGCAATGTCCGTCACAGTTTGGGATCAGAACCAGAAGGTGTCCGAGCACGCTCCAGAAGGagtgaaaaatgtttgttctctGATAGTCCCAGCCCGATGTCTACGTTGACTCTCgtagaagaagctgaaagcgATCGATCCCAATTTTCTGTCCCAGGCATGTCGGGGTCATTCAAGACCAAGCCAGCTGCATCCCCTCCTAAAATGTCGTCACTGCAGACGAGTGCAATTCTGGAATATCTGAGCCTCCCAGGTTTTATAGAGATGAGTGTAGATGAACCCGTGGAACAGGCTGAAGTTACAAATACTGCTGTTCAATGTTTGGACCAGAAATCTTTACAACCCACAGTGGCTAAGCCTGATGTTGTCCCTAAAAACTGGGAAGTTCATGTCCAAGAAAtggattcaaataaaatgaagggTTGCTTTGAACAATCGCTTTTGCCAGAAAAACGAAGCTCTAGGGCTCAGGTTGAAGCAAGGGAGCATCTACATCGGGTAAGGTTTCCAGATGACTTAATACCACGGTCACCTGCTCCAGAAAAAACTAGCAAACAACTATACAATGAAAAAACACAGATTCGAGCTGAGACCAAACCCAGTGAGTCAAGACTGGGTTCCAGACCAGCTCATACTTTGCTCAGTGCCGCAAAAGGCATGGTGGACATCGTGTCAAAACATTCTCCGAATTTTGTGGACAGTACTGAGTCTTTATCTGAGCAACCCCAGAGACAAGGTTCTCCGGGCAATAGGACCAATAACATTGCACTACGAATAAATCAAGCCCCGGTGCCATTTTTGAAGAAATCCTTGAGCGTGGGCCCTTGTAGAACACTCTCCGGTATGGGACCCCCCCGACCTTTCCTTAAGAAGTCTATCAGTTTTGGCTCCCCGAGGTGGGAGCACTTTGAGACCCCAAGGCCATACATCTCTGAGAAATGTTACTGGGATGAATTCCCAAATCCAGACGTCAGAGTCAAGTCTTACAGTTTAGGTCGCACTCCATCTTCCTTTCTCAGGCCAGGTCCTTCGTGGAGAGAGTACGTCCCTCTCAGGCGTCCCACCATGGGGAGCTTGGAGAGGCCCCGATGTGCGCCAAGATCAAGCCCCTCCTACTTTACTCCTAACATGTACCCACCCAGAGAAAGCCCAGTCCCCCCAATGTCGGAGCACTGCGATCCACGACGGCAAGCGACAGTTTTTCCTGATTCCTCAAGATGGTCCCCGTCTTATCCAGATAGGCTGAGAACTGCTCAGTACAAGTATTTCCCCATGCCCGCCAGCGTCCCAGTTCCCACTCACCACCCCTGGCCAGTACCCAGACCAGAGAGCATGAGTCAGATGGACTCCAGAATGGGCTCCCCGAGGTCCTACCTGCCCAGAGGCATCAGCTGGCCCTCCCCCTACTCCATGCCTTTCCCTCAGAGGGAGGCTGACAGTTACCGACTTGTAGACAGAACAatgaggcgggcgggcgagacAGAGCCCCGAGAGGTCAGAGAAGGAGGAAGGGCCAGTTATGCCAGTCAGAGCAGTGGGAGGGGGAGCGCCGGTCTCTTCCGCCAGTCAATGTCCATCACTCCCACACTGCTCAGCTCCCCCGAAACCACCGAGGAGAGTGAGCGGCACAGAGCTGAGCTGGATCCACCTGAGAGGAGATCGAAAAG TAGAAGGAACACGTCAGTAGATGAAAGTTATGAGTGGGATTCTGCTGACGCATGTGTGGACTCTGAAGTCCTGGAGGCCTTGAGGTTTGATCAGTCACAAGCAAATTTCCAGACAAGCAGAGGGAGGCTTGTGTGCGATCAACCTGCTGGCCTCCAGGACCAAAGACACAAAG GTGCTGgtgaaaaagaaagcaagtag
- the igsf9b gene encoding protein turtle homolog A isoform X1, translating to MGLERRWLQAITTTLAIFLLSVSQGLSSVVRGREGGSAELGCSLASKSDDATSPNIFPLHVVEWVRLGYSVPILIKFGVYAPRVHPNYKGRVSLTRGASLLVERLTLEDEGWFECRILLLDSKTDDFQNGTWTFLSITAPPVFIKTPPTFVEVLLGDSLTLSCGAHGNPRPSVVWHKDESPIEKHEKIKVLNGTLSLTSATRNTSGVYKCHVSNSEGNLTHAMQLQVKGPPIIIISPEDTTLNMSQDAVLQCQADAYPSNLTYEWMKQGQNVYHIESLKSRVKILVDGTLLIPNLIPEDAGNYTCVPTNGILTPPSASAHLKVKHPARVVRMPRETYLPSGMEGVIVCPVQADPPVLYVNWTKDGNHLNLDNFPGWMVNSEGSVFIATANDNAVGMYSCTAYNSYGTMGQSEPTKVIVQDPPVFQVPPRPEYLQEVGRELLIPCEADGDPAPNITWSKIGPIPRSQYFVLANGSLLLQPLSKDHHGGWECLASNRVATVSAGTVVMVLGTSPHGASSVSVSTEINQANVSWVPGFDGGYTQKFTVWVKQASRGKHEWASLPVPTSKNYLLVTNLLAATTYQFSVLPQNKLGSGPFSEIVTVRTQVVPTEAPTIITTLLTLEPPIILSANRTRQGVLLQWSPPEIPSSPLTSYVLQARRNQGQWVILSSNISANESEVLVQGLLRDSSYDLRLMSRSNQVRSEPSDFVSISTAGMEMYPLNPSFLELVPAPLLAGVVAGVCFLFIAIVLSLVTACYMRNWREQRRRKRQQDVPSAFQKSPSSETRSPPRSPDSVLKLKLCPPIPFFPTSSSHYDRSSFDKGSRGEYQDQRKQLLANSSPPPHYTLFESHLGSQAPSPTSLESIHRGPDGRFIIQPLIESSSPTKKKNLKDILQSNGGASGSGSNRTSFRDSPKSSILSSDKGSPPTVDVLEISRSPSSPGRVRAIARNFSRHGCFYSDDEHGSENLLERASFYSDNSEKKTSDSMKRHRKPARTEDLFPILSRRTYILDSEADGPLTSGYRQMASHLTDDSTLITQLDSELESDNIQKCIQLAKEREEMERELQRYTSNHRNQDDGKESPKCSVSQSDEEPVWKLQDVTLRQKHKPSGHTSRVADYRRACYFGSTSSPTDRVPTSHIEWDISPVTAVTNLVPAKSHWETPSAVLQQLQHAHLCAEPTESLHSPVTQNTSLPVPSTEVTFENATVRCLATSPRAKSLSPHRDLALSSKSMTEGLQETSVSGATSRSRNSYAYGTRNWNPASVSPLVYSKRSASPAFTVSSSYGAAKDPGPSSSPTSPYEHQVKANGKGDKHKGCNVRHSLGSEPEGVRARSRRSEKCLFSDSPSPMSTLTLVEEAESDRSQFSVPGMSGSFKTKPAASPPKMSSLQTSAILEYLSLPGFIEMSVDEPVEQAEVTNTAVQCLDQKSLQPTVAKPDVVPKNWEVHVQEMDSNKMKGCFEQSLLPEKRSSRAQVEAREHLHRVRFPDDLIPRSPAPEKTSKQLYNEKTQIRAETKPSESRLGSRPAHTLLSAAKGMVDIVSKHSPNFVDSTESLSEQPQRQGSPGNRTNNIALRINQAPVPFLKKSLSVGPCRTLSGMGPPRPFLKKSISFGSPRWEHFETPRPYISEKCYWDEFPNPDVRVKSYSLGRTPSSFLRPGPSWREYVPLRRPTMGSLERPRCAPRSSPSYFTPNMYPPRESPVPPMSEHCDPRRQATVFPDSSRWSPSYPDRLRTAQYKYFPMPASVPVPTHHPWPVPRPESMSQMDSRMGSPRSYLPRGISWPSPYSMPFPQREADSYRLVDRTMRRAGETEPREVREGGRASYASQSSGRGSAGLFRQSMSITPTLLSSPETTEESERHRAELDPPERRSKSRRNTSVDESYEWDSADACVDSEVLEALRFDQSQANFQTSRGRLVCDQPAGLQDQRHKGTSPPACPTVSDTPCSQYRQSLSEARFNALRQEYQEYRRAQESICPHEPYLAPGHDSDSDTNSALL from the exons CTCCGCCAGTGTTTATCAAGACACCACCAACTTTTGTGGAGGTTTTGCTCGGAGACTCTCTGACGCTCAGCTGTGGAGCTCATGGCAACCCTCGCCCAAGTGTTGTGTGGCACAAAGATGAGAGCCCAATCGAGAAACATGAAAAGATCAAG GTGCTCAACGGTACCTTGTCTTTGACCTCAGCCACAAGAAACACTTCAGGAGTCTACAAATGTCATGTTTCTAATTCAGAAGGCAACCTGACGCATGCGATGCAGTTGCAGGTCAAAG GTCCTCCAATTATCATCATTTCGCCAGAGGACACCACTCTTAATATGTCCCAGGATGCAGTTCTGCAGTGCCAGGCTGACGCTTACCCTTCCAACCTCACATATGAGTGGATGAAACAAGGACAGAATGTTTACCATATTGA atcTTTAAAATCCAGAGTGAAGATTTTGGTGGACGGAACCCTTTTAATCCCGAATCTAATTCCAGAAGATGCTGGAAACTACACTTGTGTCCCAACAAATGGGATACTAACTCCACCATCAGCCTCAGCACATCTTAAAGTGAAAC ATCCAGCTCGAGTTGTACGAATGCCTCGGGAAACCTACTTGCCATCTGGCATGGAGGGGGTCATTGTGTGTCCTGTCCAGGCGGACCCCCCGGTGCTGTATGTGAACTGGACCAAAGATGGGAACCATTTAAATCTTGACAAT TTCCCAGGCTGGATGGTGAACTCTGAGGGCTCGGTTTTCATAGCAACGGCAAACGACAATGCTGTGGGCATGTACAGCTGCACTGCGTATAACAGCTACGGCACCATGGGTCAGTCTGAGCCCACCAAGGTCATTGTGCAG GATCCACCCGTATTCCAAGTGCCTCCTCGGCCTGAGTATCTTCAGGAGGTGGGCAGAGAGTTGCTCATCCCTTGTGAAGCCGATGGAGATCCTGCGCCAAACATAACATGGAGCAAG ATTGGCCCTATTCCTCGTTCTCAGTACTTTGTGTTGGCTAACGGTTCCCTCCTGCTGCAGCCTCTCAGTAAAGACCACCACGGGGGCTGGGAATGCTTGGCCTCGAATCGTGTAGCAACTGTCAGTGCAGGCACTGTGGTGATGGTGCTTG GTACCAGTCCTCATGGTGCGTCTTCAGTATCTGTGAGCACAGAGATAAACCAAGCTAATGTATCTTGGGTGCCTGGGTTTGATGGTGGATACACCCAGAAGTTCACTGTTTG gGTGAAGCAAGCATCCAGAGGTAAACATGAATGGGCATCTTTACCGGTGCCCACATCCAAAAACTACTTGTTGGTCACCAATCTTCTGGCTGCAACAACTTATCAGTTCAGTGTCCTACCTCAGAATAAACTCGGCTCTGGACCTTTCAGTGAAATTGTTACTGTAAGAACTCAAG TTGTGCCAACAGAAGCCCCAACTATCATCACCACTCTACTAACACTCGAACCGCCCATCATCTTGTCTGCTAACCGGACACGACAAGGCGTTCTCCTCCAGTGGTCACCTCCTGAGATTCCATCCTCTCCCCTGACAAGTTATGTGCTGCAGGCTCGTCGGAATCAGGGCCAGTGGGTCATCCTCAGCAGCAACATCAGCGCCAATGAGAGTGAAGTCCTTGTACAAGGACTTCTTCGC GACTCCAGTTATGATCTGAGGCTGATGTCCCGCAGTAATCAAGTGCGCAGTGAACCAAGTGATTTTGTCAGTATATCTACTGCAG GGATGGAGATGTACCCCCTAAACCCTAGTTTCTTGGAGCTTGTCCCTGCACCCCTCCTTGCAGGCGTGGTCGCAGGGGTGTGCTTCCTTTTCATTGCCATCGTGCTCTCATTAGTCACAGCTTGCTATATGAGAAACTGGAGAGAGCAGCGGCGCCGGAAGAGACAACAAG ATGTCCCATCGGCTTTCCAGAAGAGTCCATCTTCTGA AACTCGCTCTCCACCCCGCAGCCCAGACAGTGTCTTGAAGCTGAAACTGTGTCCACCCATTCCCTTCTTCCCCACTTCCTCCTCACATTATGATCGCTCCTCGTTCGATAAAGGCAGTCGAGGAGAATACCAAGACCAGCGCAAGCAACTTCTGGCCAACTCATCTCCACCACCGCATTACACACTCTTTGAGAGCCACCTGGGGTCCCAGGCTCCTTCCCCAACATCTTTGGAGTCAATTCACAGAGGCCCAGATGGACGTTTCATAATCCAGCCTCTGATAGAGAGTTCCAGTcccaccaaaaagaaaaatctcaaGGATATCTTGCAAAGCAATGGCGGCGCAAGTGGCTCAGGAAGCAACCGGACATCGTTTCGAGACTCCCCCAAATCAAGTATCCTGAGTTCCGACAAGGGTTCGCCACCTACTGTGGATGTCCTGGAGATCAGTAGgtctccctcctcccctgGAAGAGTACGGGCCATTGCTCGGAACTTCTCCCGTCATGGCTGTTTTTACTCTGATGATGAACATGGTTCCGAGAACCTCCTGGAAAGAGCAAGTTTCTATTCAGACAacagtgagaaaaaaacaagtgactCAATGAAAAGGCATCGCAAGCCAGCCCGTACTGAAGACCTTTTCCCCATTTTGTCAAGAAGAACCTATATTTTGGATAGCGAAGCAGACGGTCCACTGACCTCAGGCTATCGACAAATGGCCAGTCACCTTACCGATGACAGCACACTTATCACACAACTTGACAGTGAACTGGAGAGCGATAACATCCAAAAGTGCATCCAACTGGCCAAGGAGAGGGAGGAAATGGAGCGTGAGCTCCAACGCTACACCAGCAATCACAGAAACCAAGATGATGGGAAAGAGAGCCCAAAATGTAGCGTATCCCAGTCAGATGAAGAACCTGTCTGGAAACTACAAGATGTTACGCTTCGTCAAAAACACAAGCCCTCAGGACACACGAGTCGGGTCGCAGACTATCGAAGGGCGTGTTACTTTGGGAGCACGAGTAGTCCTACGGACCGAGTTCCTACATCTCACATTGAGTGGGACATTAGCCCTGTTACCGCCGTAACGAACCTTGTTCCGGCAAAGAGCCACTGGGAGACCCCATCGGCAGTATTACAGCAGCTACAGCATGCTCATTTGTGTGCAGAACCTACAGAGTCCCTTCATTCTCCGGTGACTCAGAACACTTCCCTTCCCGTGCCTTCCACAGAGGTGACCTTTGAAAACGCCACAGTTCGATGCTTAGCCACGTCGCCCAGAGCCAAGTCGCTGAGCCCTCACAGAGATTTAGCTCTGAGTAGTAAGTCCATGACAGAAGGCCTCCAGGAAACTAGTGTCAGCGGTGCCACTTCCCGCTCCAGGAATTCATATGCTTATGGCACTCGGAATTGGAATCCAGCTTCTGTGAGTCCTTTAGTCTACAGTAAGCGGTCTGCGAGTCCAGCTTTTACTGTTTCATCATCATATGGAGCCGCAAAAGATCCCGGTCCCTCAAGTAGCCCTACCTCACCCTATGAGCATCAGGTTAAAGCAAATGGCAAAGGCGATAAACACAAAGGCTGCAATGTCCGTCACAGTTTGGGATCAGAACCAGAAGGTGTCCGAGCACGCTCCAGAAGGagtgaaaaatgtttgttctctGATAGTCCCAGCCCGATGTCTACGTTGACTCTCgtagaagaagctgaaagcgATCGATCCCAATTTTCTGTCCCAGGCATGTCGGGGTCATTCAAGACCAAGCCAGCTGCATCCCCTCCTAAAATGTCGTCACTGCAGACGAGTGCAATTCTGGAATATCTGAGCCTCCCAGGTTTTATAGAGATGAGTGTAGATGAACCCGTGGAACAGGCTGAAGTTACAAATACTGCTGTTCAATGTTTGGACCAGAAATCTTTACAACCCACAGTGGCTAAGCCTGATGTTGTCCCTAAAAACTGGGAAGTTCATGTCCAAGAAAtggattcaaataaaatgaagggTTGCTTTGAACAATCGCTTTTGCCAGAAAAACGAAGCTCTAGGGCTCAGGTTGAAGCAAGGGAGCATCTACATCGGGTAAGGTTTCCAGATGACTTAATACCACGGTCACCTGCTCCAGAAAAAACTAGCAAACAACTATACAATGAAAAAACACAGATTCGAGCTGAGACCAAACCCAGTGAGTCAAGACTGGGTTCCAGACCAGCTCATACTTTGCTCAGTGCCGCAAAAGGCATGGTGGACATCGTGTCAAAACATTCTCCGAATTTTGTGGACAGTACTGAGTCTTTATCTGAGCAACCCCAGAGACAAGGTTCTCCGGGCAATAGGACCAATAACATTGCACTACGAATAAATCAAGCCCCGGTGCCATTTTTGAAGAAATCCTTGAGCGTGGGCCCTTGTAGAACACTCTCCGGTATGGGACCCCCCCGACCTTTCCTTAAGAAGTCTATCAGTTTTGGCTCCCCGAGGTGGGAGCACTTTGAGACCCCAAGGCCATACATCTCTGAGAAATGTTACTGGGATGAATTCCCAAATCCAGACGTCAGAGTCAAGTCTTACAGTTTAGGTCGCACTCCATCTTCCTTTCTCAGGCCAGGTCCTTCGTGGAGAGAGTACGTCCCTCTCAGGCGTCCCACCATGGGGAGCTTGGAGAGGCCCCGATGTGCGCCAAGATCAAGCCCCTCCTACTTTACTCCTAACATGTACCCACCCAGAGAAAGCCCAGTCCCCCCAATGTCGGAGCACTGCGATCCACGACGGCAAGCGACAGTTTTTCCTGATTCCTCAAGATGGTCCCCGTCTTATCCAGATAGGCTGAGAACTGCTCAGTACAAGTATTTCCCCATGCCCGCCAGCGTCCCAGTTCCCACTCACCACCCCTGGCCAGTACCCAGACCAGAGAGCATGAGTCAGATGGACTCCAGAATGGGCTCCCCGAGGTCCTACCTGCCCAGAGGCATCAGCTGGCCCTCCCCCTACTCCATGCCTTTCCCTCAGAGGGAGGCTGACAGTTACCGACTTGTAGACAGAACAatgaggcgggcgggcgagacAGAGCCCCGAGAGGTCAGAGAAGGAGGAAGGGCCAGTTATGCCAGTCAGAGCAGTGGGAGGGGGAGCGCCGGTCTCTTCCGCCAGTCAATGTCCATCACTCCCACACTGCTCAGCTCCCCCGAAACCACCGAGGAGAGTGAGCGGCACAGAGCTGAGCTGGATCCACCTGAGAGGAGATCGAAAAG TAGAAGGAACACGTCAGTAGATGAAAGTTATGAGTGGGATTCTGCTGACGCATGTGTGGACTCTGAAGTCCTGGAGGCCTTGAGGTTTGATCAGTCACAAGCAAATTTCCAGACAAGCAGAGGGAGGCTTGTGTGCGATCAACCTGCTGGCCTCCAGGACCAAAGACACAAAG GCACGTCTCCCCCAGCCTGCCCAACTGTTTCCGACACACCTTGCAGCCAGTACCGCCAATCCCTTAGCGAGGCGCGTTTCAACGCTCTCCGGCAGGAGTACCAAGAGTACAGGCGGGCTCAGGAGTCCATCTGTCCCCACGAGCCCTACCTCGCCCCTGGACATGATTCGGACTCTGACACCAACTCAGCACTGCTCTAG